One genomic window of Micropterus dolomieu isolate WLL.071019.BEF.003 ecotype Adirondacks linkage group LG06, ASM2129224v1, whole genome shotgun sequence includes the following:
- the LOC123972620 gene encoding insulin-like growth factor-binding protein 3 has protein sequence MLSDATMDSCFRAFCMTFVLASFTRRSGAVGPVIKCEPCDAGARLLCKPLPKDCAEKIREPGCGCCMTCALSFGQPCGVYTGKCGSGLTCQHQPGETKPLQALLEGRGICANATNKRFIPRPTPPVNELPADNIETQDEERNSTGSGLQTSYSTHRPVQPLRPPLHPFFPSTKLEVLRREQQKRSQSFKMEELPGRLITDQQNFSLETKQEPEYGPCRREIESILSSLKISDILNPRGFRIPNCDKKGFYKKKQCRPSKGRKRGFCWCVDKYGQPLPGFDGKERGDAQYYNSESQ, from the exons ATGCTCTCAGACGCCACAATGGATTCCTGTTTTCGCGCATTTTGCATGACTTTTGTTCTGGCGTCGTTCACCCGGAGGTCAGGTGCGGTCGGACCGGTTATCAAATGCGAGCCATGTGATGCTGGAGCGCGGCTTTTGTGCAAGCCTTTACCCAAGGACTGCGCCGAGAAAATCCGCGAACCGGGCTGCGGCTGCTGCATGACCTGCGCGCTGAGCTTCGGCCAGCCGTGCGGCGTGTACACCGGGAAATGTGGCTCCGGACTGACTTGTCAGCATCAGCCCGGAGAGACGAAACCTCTGCAGGCTCTACTGGAGGGACGGGGGATTTGTGCAAACGCTACCAATAAGCGATTTATCCCCAGACCAACACCTCCAGTCAACGAACTGCCAG CAGACAATATTGAGACCCAGGACGAGGAGAGGAATTCCACCGGCTCAGGCCTTCAAACCTCGTACAGCACCCACAGACCCGTGCAACCCCTGAGACCTCCACTCCATCCCTTTTTCCCCTCTACCAAATTAGAGGTCCTGAGAAGGGAGCAGCAGAAGAGAAGCCAGAGCTTTAAAATGGAGGAGCTCCCGGGACGACTCATCACAGACCAACAAAACTTCTCTCTAGAGACCAAACAGGAGCCTGAGTAT GGTCCCTGTCGGAGAGAGATTGAGAGCATTCTCAGCAGCCTCAAGATTTCAGACATTCTCAACCCCAGAGGTTTCCGCATACCTAACTGTGACAAGAAGGGCTTCTATAAGAAAAAGCAG TGCCGTCCATCCAAAGGCAGAAAGCGAGGCTTCTGTTGGTGTGTGGACAAATATGGGCAGCCTTTGCCAGGTTTTGATGGGAAGGAGCGAGGAGACGCCCAGTACTACAACTCCGAGAGCCAATAG
- the LOC123972496 gene encoding insulin-like growth factor-binding protein 1 gives MSGLYEKVTFVAAVTLAVLAAVRSSPVVGSEPIRCATCTQEKLNDCPAIPADCKQVLREPGCGCCMACALEKGASCGVHTAHCGEGLRCTPRPGEARPLHALTRGEGVCTEDLGQEEADGVPDHSSLHYMLGLNLPFDNQDTAEGQESIKTKVNAIRNKLVQQGPCHIELHAALDIIASSQQKLGEKFTTFYLPNCDKHGFYKAKQCESSLVGPPARCWCVSSWNGKKIPGSSDLLGDSECHQEVAH, from the exons ATGTCTGGATTATATGAGAAGGTGACATTTGTGGCAGCGGTGACACTGGCTGTCTTGGCCGCGGTGAGGTCATCCCCAGTGGTGGGATCGGAGCCTATCCGCTGTGCCACCTGTACGCAGGAGAAACTTAACGACTGTCCTGCCATCCCAGCAGACTGCAAGCAGGTGCTAAGGGAGCCCGGCTGTGGCTGTTGCATGGCCTGCGCTCTGGAGAAAGGAGCGTCCTGTGGGGTTCACACAGCCCACTGTGGTGAGGGTCTCCGCTGTACTCCCAGGCCTGGTGAGGCCAGGCCGCTCCATGCTCTGACCAGAGGAGAGGGGGTCTGCACTGAAGACCTGGGCCAAG AGGAAGCTGATGGAGTCCCTGATCACAGCTCCCTACACTACATGTTGGGTCTCAACCTTCCCTTTGACAACCAAGACACTGCTGAGGGCCAGGAGAGTATCAAGACCAAGGTCAATGCCATCCGCAACAAGCTGGTACAACAG GGTCCCTGTCACATTGAGCTGCATGCAGCACTGGACATAATAGCCAGCTCTCAGCAGAAACTGGGAGAGAAGTTCACAACTTTCTATCTCCCCAACTGTGATAAGCACGGCTTCTACAAGGCCAAGCAG tgTGAGTCATCTCTGGTTGGGCCACCCGCTCGCTGCTGGTGTGTCTCTTCCTGGAATGGGAAGAAGATCCCTGGATCGAGTGACCTGCTGGGTGACTCAGAGTGTCATCAAGAAGTCGCTCACTGA